A stretch of the Cuculus canorus isolate bCucCan1 chromosome 15, bCucCan1.pri, whole genome shotgun sequence genome encodes the following:
- the LOC128853717 gene encoding deoxyribonuclease-1-like, which translates to MRSLGKVSVSLPINASAAPSPSRDFGRHQRMAASKRVLLLLVAALLLHVAVALRISAFNIKQFGEAKMEKKEVADIIVKILKQYDISVVQEVRDSTLVAVNKLMAELNSGTTALYSFISSEPLGWTTYKEQYLFIYRSDKVSVLETKQILNQRAFSRGPFVVKFASQTTEVKEFVIVPLHSKPTDAVKEIDALYDVYTDLTEKSSNNILLVGDFNAGCTYVKDADWSKIRLRTRAPCDWLITDEDDTTVTATTHCPYDRIVACGTALRQDIKPDSAKIYNFELAFGLTNKKALEVSDHFPVEVTLNP; encoded by the exons ATGAGATCACTTGGCAAGGTGAGTGTGTCCCTCCCTATAAATGCAAGTgcagctccttccccttccAGAGACTTTGGACGACACCAAAG GATGGCGGCCTCGAAGCGGGTGCTGTTGCTGCTGGTtgcagctctcctgctgcaCGTGGCTGTTGCACTGAGGATCAGCGCCTTCAACATCAAGCAATTTGGGGAggcaaagatggaaaaaaaggaagtcgCAGATATCATCGTCAAA ATCCTGAAGCAGTACGACATCAGCGTGGTGCAGGAGGTCCGGGACAGCACACTGGTCGCCGTGAATAAGCTCATGGCTGAGCTCAACAG TGGAACCACAGCCTTGTACAGCTTTATTTCAAGTGAACCCCTGGGCTGGACCACCTACAAGGAGCAGTACCTCTTCATCTACAG GTCGGACAAAGTCTCCGTGCTGGAAACCAAACAGATCCTGAACCAGCGTGCCTTCAGCAGAGGGCCTTTCGTCGTCAAGTTCGCCTCGCAAACCACGG AGGTGAAGGAATTTGTGATAGTGCCCCTGCACTCCAAGCCCACCGATGCGGTAAAAGAGATCGACGCGCTCTATGATGTGTACACCGATCTCACTGAAAAGTCAAGTAAT AACATCCTCCTCGTGGGCGACTTCAACGCTGGCTGCACCTACGTGAAAGATGCTGACTGGTCCAAAATCCGCCTGCGCACCAGAGCACCTTGTGACTGGCTCATCACGGACGAAGATGATACCACTGTAACTGCTACCACACACTGCCCCTATGACCG CATCGTCGCCTGTGGCACCGCATTGCGCCAAGACATCAAGCCCGACTCTGCCAAAATCTACAACTTTGAGTTGGCTTTTGGCCTCACTAACAAGAAG GCTTTGGAAGTCAGTGACCATTTCCCAGTGGAGGTGACCCTGAATCCCTGA
- the LOC128853719 gene encoding deoxyribonuclease-1-like yields the protein MRSLGKVSMSLPINASAAPSPSRDFGRHQRMAASKRVLLLLVAALLLHVAVALRISAFNIKQFGEAKMEKKEVADIIVEILKKYDISVVQEVRDSRLVAVNKLMAELNSGPTALYSYISSDPLGWTTYKERYLFIYRSDKVSVLDSYQILNQSAFSRGPFIVKFSSQTTQVKEFVMVPLHSKPADAVKEIDALYDVYTDLTENSNNDVLFLGDFNAGCSYVKDADWPKIRLRTNVSCDWLITDNDDTTVTATSHCPYDRIVACGTVLRQNITPNSAKIYNFELAFGLTNKKALEVSDHFPVEVTLKP from the exons ATGAGATCACTCGGCAAGGTGAGCATGTCCCTCCCTATAAATGCAAGTgcagctccttccccttccAGAGACTTTGGACGACACCAAAG GATGGCGGCCTCGAAGCGGGTGCTGTTGCTGCTGGTtgcagctctcctgctgcaCGTGGCTGTTGCACTGAGGATCAGCGCCTTCAACATCAAGCAATTTGGGGAggcaaagatggaaaaaaaggaagtcgCAGATATCATCGTCGAA ATCCTGAAGAAGTACGACATCAGCGTGGTGCAGGAGGTCCGGGACAGCAGACTGGTCGCCGTGAATAAGCTCATGGCTGAGCTCAACAG TGGACCCACAGCCTTGTACAGCTATATTTCAAGTGATCCCCTGGGCTGGACCACCTACAAGGAGCGGTACCTCTTCATCTACAG GTCGGACAAAGTCTCCGTGCTGGACAGCTACCAGATCCTGAACCAGAGTGCCTTCAGCAGAGGACCTTTCATCGTCAAGTTCTCCTCGCAAACCACGC AGGTGAAGGAATTTGTGATGGTGCCCCTGCACTCCAAGCCCGCCGATGCGGTAAAAGAGATCGACGCGCTCTATGATGTGTACACCGATCTCACTGAAAACTCAAATAAC GACGTCCTCTTCCTGGGCGACTTCAATGCCGGCTGCAGCTACGTGAAAGATGCTGACTGGCCCAAAATCCGCCTGCGCACCAATGTATCTTGTGACTGGCTCATCACGGACAACGATGATACCACTGTAACTGCTACCTCACACTGCCCCTATGACCG CATCGTCGCCTGTGGCACTGTACTGCGCCAAAACATCACGCCCAACTCTGCCAAAATCTACAACTTTGAGTTGGCTTTTGGCCTCACTAACAAGAAG GCTTTGGAAGTCAGTGACCATTTCCCAGTGGAGGTGACCCTGAAACCCTGA
- the LOC128853718 gene encoding deoxyribonuclease-1-like: MAASKRVLLLLVAALLLHVAVALRISAFNIKQFGEAKMKNTEVADIIVKILKQYDITVVQEVRDSTLVAVNKLMAELNSGPTALYSYISSNPLGWTTYKEQYLFIYRSDKVSVLETKQILNQRAFSRGPFIVKFSSQTTQVKEFVIVPLHSKPTDAVKEIDALYDVYTDLSQNSNDDILFLGDFNAGCSYVKDADWPEIRLRTRAPCDWLITDNDDTTVTATTHCPYDRIVACGTALRQNITPNSAKIYNFELAFNLNNKKALEVSDHFPVEVTLNP, encoded by the exons ATGGCGGCCTCGAAGCGGGTGCTGTTGCTGCTGGTtgcagctctcctgctgcaCGTGGCTGTTGCACTGAGGATCAGCGCCTTCAACATCAAGCAATTTGGGGAGGCAAAGATGAAAAACACGGAAGTCGCAGATATCATCGTCAAA ATCCTGAAGCAGTACGACATCACTGTGGTGCAGGAGGTCCGGGACAGCACACTGGTCGCCGTGAATAAGCTCATGGCTGAGCTCAACAG TGGACCCACAGCCTTGTACAGCTATATTTCAAGTAATCCCCTGGGCTGGACCACCTACAAGGAGCAGTACCTCTTCATCTACAG GTCGGACAAAGTCTCCGTGCTGGAAACCAAACAGATCCTGAACCAGCGTGCCTTCAGCAGAGGACCTTTCATCGTCAAGTTCTCCTCGCAAACCACGC AGGTGAAGGAATTTGTGATAGTGCCCCTGCACTCCAAGCCCACCGATGCGGTAAAAGAGATCGACGCGCTCTATGATGTGTACACCGATCTCAGCCAAAACTCAAATGAC GACATCCTCTTCCTGGGCGACTTCAACGCTGGCTGCAGCTACGTGAAAGATGCTGACTGGCCCGAAATCCGCCTGCGCACCAGAGCACCTTGTGACTGGCTCATCACGGACAACGATGATACCACTGTAACTGCTACCACACACTGCCCCTATGACCG CATCGTCGCCTGTGGCACTGCACTGCGCCAAAACATCACGCCCAACTCTGCCAAAATCTACAACTTTGAGTTGGCTTTTAACCTCAATAACAAGAAG GCTTTGGAAGTCAGTGACCATTTCCCAGTGGAGGTGACCCTGAATCCCTGA
- the INTS15 gene encoding integrator complex subunit 15 has protein sequence MSDIRHSLLRRDPLSAAKEVLYHLDIYFSSQLQSTPLPLGDKGPAELLEEFLFQVPKERGATPKRLNSLQELQLLEIMCNYFQEQTKDSVRQIIFSSLFSPQGNKADDSRMALLGKLVSMAVAVCRVPVLECAAFWLQRTPAVYCVRLARALVDDYCNLVPGSIQTLKQIFSASPRFCCQFITSVTALYDLSSDDLIPPSDLLELIVSWIFEDPRLILITFLNTPIAANLPIGFLELTPLTGLIRWCVKAPLAYKRKKKVSLSNGHPPSKIAKDSTSGEDRDCHQLYSKLHLSVLQVLMMLQVHLTEKNLYGRLGLIPFDHVVPLVEEINRLSDELNPLNASKEIELALDRLAQALQVAMASGALLCTRDDLRTVCSRLPHNNLLQLVISGPVQQPTHSALPPGFYPHIHTPPLGYPAHATHPALPAHPALPAHPVQTFIPGVTFPYRPIR, from the exons ATGAGTGACATCCGGCACTCGCTGCTGCGGCGGGACCCCTTGAGCGCCGCCAAGGAGGTGCTCTACCACCTCGACATCTACTTCAGCAGCCAGCTGCAGAGCACCCCGCTGCCCCTCGGCGACAAGGGCCCCGCCGAGCTCCTCGAGGAGTTCCTCTTCCAAGTGCCCAAGGAGCGAGGCGCCACCCCCAAG agattGAATTCCCTTCAGGAACTTCAGCTCCTTGAGATCATGTGCAACTATTTCCAAGAGCAGACCAAGGATTCAGTCCGGCAGATCATTTTCTCGTCTCTCTTCAGCCCTCAAGGAAACAAAGCTGATGACAGCAGGATGGCTTTGCTAGGAAAGCTGGTTTCCATGGCAGTGGCTGTGTGCAGGGTTCCTGTGCTGGAGTGCGCTGCCTTCTGGCTGCAG CGAACCCCGGCTGTGTACTGCGTGAGGCTCGCCCGAGCCCTGGTGGATGACTACTGCAATTTGGTGCCAGGGTCCATCCAGACGCTGAAGCAGATATTCAGTGCCAGTCCTCGCTTCTGCTGCCAGTTCATTACATCTGTCACAGCACTCTATGACCTCTCTTCAG ATGACCTCATCCCTCCTTCGGATCTGCTCGAGTTGATTGTTTCCTGGATCTTTGAAGACCCTCGCTTGATCCTCATTACCTTCCTAAACACTCCTATCGCAGCCAACCTGCCAATAGGTTTTTTAGAGCTCACCCCGCTGACGGGACTGATCCGTTGGTGCGTGAAGGCCCCCTTGGCttacaaaaggaagaagaaagtctCTCTCTCAAATGGACACCCCCCCAGCAAAATTGCCAAGGACTCGACTTCAGGAGAAGACAGAGATTGCCACCAGCTGTATTCAAAACTGCATCTCAGTGTCCTGCAAGTTCTTATGATGCTTCAAGTGCATTTAACGGAGAAGAACCTTTATGGGCGCTTGGGGCTCATACCCTTTGACCATGTGGTTCCACTCGTTGAGGAAATTAACAGACTGTCTGATGAACTCAATCCTCTCAACGCATCCAAAGAGATTGAACTGGCTCTAGACAGACTGGCCCAGGCTTTGCAAGTGGCCATGGCATCAGGAGCGCTCCTGTGCACTAGAG ATGACCTGAGAACTGTGTGCTCCCGCCTCCCTCATAACAA cctgctgcagctggtgaTTTCAGGTCCGGTGCAGCAACCCACCCACAGCGCTCTGCCACCAGGATTTTATCCTCATATCCATACTCCTCCTCTGGGCTACCCTGCGCATGCTACGCACCCGGCGCTACCAGCTcacccagctctcccagctcacCCCGTACAAACATTTATACCAGGAGTGACATTCCCCTACCGACCTATTCGCTAA